One Diospyros lotus cultivar Yz01 chromosome 1, ASM1463336v1, whole genome shotgun sequence genomic window carries:
- the LOC127801105 gene encoding beta-glucosidase 11-like isoform X4 has protein sequence MKYEGAAFEDGRTPSIWDTSAHAGNMGGATGDVTCDGYHKYKEDVKLMVEIGLEAYRFSISWTRLIPSGKGPVNPKGLEYYNNLINELVKNGIQPHATLTHSDIPQSLEDEYEGWVSRKIVRDFTAYANVCFREFGDRVLHWTTVNEPNVFALGGYDNGWTPPQRCSPPFGMTNCSRGDSSTEPYVAAHNILLAHASAARLYRKKYQERQHGYIGINIYSSQLVPYTNATKDLIATERARSFLFGWIVEPLLFGDYPEIMKKIAGTRIPAFTKSESKQVKGSIDFLGLNHYFTFYIKDRSSSLEKTNRDYNADMAAQTIYVQGDTPSDEYPITPSGLAGTLEYYKQFYGNLPIYIHENGQKTQRNSTLNDTARVEYLHVFIGSVLDALRNGSNVRGYFQWSFMDLYELLDGYKSSFGLYYVDLDDKDLKRHPKLSSHWYSNFLKGKISSLDAIVEVKKNISSLSQPQLISDA, from the exons ATGAAGTATGAGGGGGCGGCTTTTGAAGATGGAAGGACTCCAAGCATTTGGGACACTTCTGCTCATGCTG GGAATATGGGTGGAGCCACTGGAGACGTAACATGTGATGGGTACCACAAATATAAG GAAGATGTCAAACTCATGGTGGAAATAGGGTTAGAGGCATATAGGTTCTCCATCTCATGGACAAGACTTATTCCTA GTGGCAAAGGACCTGTCAACCCAAAGGGTTTAGAATATTATAACAATCTCATCAATGAACTTGTTAAAAATG GAATCCAACCGCATGCTACATTAACACATAGTGATATACCTCAGTCTCTTGAAGATGAATATGAAGGATGGGTTAGTCGAAAAATTGT GAGAGACTTCACAGCATATGCCAATGTGTGCTTCAGAGAATTTGGGGACAGGGTTTTGCATTGGACCACCGTGAATGAGCCTAATGTATTTGCTTTGGGTGGTTATGACAATGGCTGGACACCCCCTCAACGATGCTCTCCCCCATTTGGAATGACAAATTGTTCTAGGGGTGACTCCTCAACAGAGCCATATGTTGCTGCTCATAATATCTTACTTGCACACGCATCAGCAGCAAGATTGTACAGGAAAAAGTACCAG GAGAGGCAACATGGATACATAGGAATTAACATCTATAGTAGTCAACTTGTGCCATATACTAATGCAACTAAAGATTTGATTGCAACTGAAAGAGCCAGAAGCTTTTTGTTTGGTTG GATTGTTGAGCCCCTGTTATTTGGAGATTATCCAGAGATTATGAAGAAGATTGCAGGTACAAGAATTCCAGCCTTTACCAAATCTGAAAGCAAACAAGTCAAGGGCTCAATTGACTTCCTAGGATTGAACCATTACTTCACATTTTACATAAAGGACAGGTCGAGCAGCCTAGAAAAGACCAACAGGGACTACAATGCAGATATGGCTGCACAGACAATAT ATGTGCAAGGTGACACACCATCAGATGAG TACCCAATTACACCCTCAGGTCTGGCAGGAACTTTGGAGTATTATAAGCAATTTTATGGCAACCTACCAATTTACATCCATGAAAATG GTCAAAAGACACAACGAAATTCAACACTGAATGACACAGCAAGGGTGGAATATTTACATGTTTTTATTGGGAGTGTTCTTGATGCTTTGAG GAATGGATCAAATGTTAGAGGGTATTTCCAGTGGTCCTTCATGGATTTATACGAGTTACTGGACGGCTACAAATCATCATTTGGCCTGTACTATGTAGATCTGGATGACAAGGATTTGAAAAGACATCCTAAACTGTCTTCACATTGGTATTCCAATTTTTTGAAGGGAAAAATTTCCAGTCTGGATGCTATTGTTGAGGTTAAGAAGAATATTTCGTCTCTTTCACAACCTCAATTAATCAGTGATGCTTAG
- the LOC127801105 gene encoding beta-glucosidase 11-like isoform X5: MANVNLSFLFSILLLNFVAIVFGADKFSRSDFPADFVFGSGTSAYQYEGAAFEDGRTPSIWDTSAHAGNMGGATGDVTCDGYHKYKEDVKLMVEIGLEAYRFSISWTRLIPSGRGPVNPKGLEYYNNLINELVKNGIQPHATLTHSDIPQSLEDEYEGWVSRKIVRDFTAYANVCFREFGDRVLHWTTVNEPNVFAMGGYDDGWTPPQRCSPPFGMTNCSRGDSSTEPYVAAHNILLAHASAARLYRKKYQERQHGYIGINIYSSQLVPYTNATKDLIATERARSFLFGWIVEPLLFGDYPEIMKMIAGTRIPAFTKSESKQVKGSIDFLGLNHYFTLYVKDRSSSLEKNNRDYYADMAAQTIYVQGDTPSGEYPITPSGLAGTLEYYKQFYGNLPIYIHENGQKTQRNSTLNDTARVEYLHVFIGTVLDALRNGSNVRGYFQWSFMDLYELLDGYKSSFGLYYVDLDDKDLKRHPKLSSHWYSNFLKGKISSLDAIVEVKKNISSLSQPHLISDA, from the exons ATGGCGAACGTGAACCTCTCGTTTCTGTTCTCTATTCTTCTCTTGAACTTTGTGGCGATTGTCTTTGGCGCCGATAAATTTAGCAGAAGCGATTTCCCTGCTGATTTCGTCTTCGGCTCAGGAACCTCTGCTTATCAG TATGAGGGGGCGGCTTTTGAAGATGGAAGGACTCCAAGCATTTGGGACACTTCTGCTCATGCTG GGAATATGGGTGGAGCCACTGGAGACGTAACATGTGATGGGTACCACAAATATAAG GAAGATGTCAAACTCATGGTGGAAATAGGGTTAGAGGCATATAGGTTCTCCATCTCATGGACAAGACTTATTCCTA GTGGCAGAGGACCTGTCAACCCAAAGGGTTTAGAATATTATAACAATCTCATCAATGAACTTGTTAAAAATG GAATCCAACCGCATGCTACATTAACACATAGTGATATACCTCAGTCTCTTGAAGATGAATATGAAGGATGGGTTAGTCGAAAAATTGT GAGAGACTTCACAGCATATGCCAATGTGTGCTTTAGAGAATTTGGGGACAGGGTTTTGCATTGGACCACCGTGAATGAGCCTAATGTATTTGCTATGGGTGGTTACGACGATGGCTGGACACCCCCTCAACGATGCTCTCCCCCATTTGGAATGACAAATTGTTCTAGGGGTGACTCCTCAACAGAGCCATATGTTGCTGCTCATAATATCTTACTTGCACATGCATCAGCAGCAAGATTGTACAGGAAAAAGTACCAG GAGAGGCAACATGGATACATAGGAATTAACATCTATAGTAGTCAACTTGTGCCATATACTAATGCAACTAAAGATTTGATTGCAACTGAAAGAGCCAGAAGCTTTTTGTTTGGTTG GATTGTTGAGCCCCTGTTATTTGGAGATTATCCAGAGATTATGAAGATGATTGCAGGTACAAGAATTCCAGCCTTTACCAAATCTGAAAGCAAACAAGTCAAGGGCTCAATTGATTTCCTAGGATTGAACCATTACTTCACATTGTACGTAAAGGACAGATCGAGCAGCCTAGAAAAGAACAACAGGGACTACTATGCAGATATGGCTGCACAGACAATAT ATGTGCAAGGTGACACACCATCAGGTGAG TACCCGATTACACCCTCAGGTCTGGCAGGAACTTTGGAGTATTATAAGCAATTTTATGGCAACCTACCAATTTACATCCATGAAAATG GTCAAAAGACACAACGAAATTCAACACTGAATGACACAGCAAGGGTGGAATATTTACATGTTTTTATTGGGACTGTTCTTGATGCTTTGAG GAATGGATCAAATGTTAGAGGGTATTTCCAGTGGTCCTTCATGGATTTATACGAGTTACTGGACGGCTACAAATCATCATTTGGCCTGTACTATGTAGATCTGGATGACAAGGATTTGAAAAGACATCCTAAACTGTCTTCACATTGGTATTCCAATTTTTTGAAGGGAAAAATTTCCAGTCTGGATGCTATTGTTGAGGTTAAGAAGAATATTTCGTCTCTTTCACAGCCTCACTTAATCAGTGATGCTTAG
- the LOC127801105 gene encoding beta-glucosidase 11-like isoform X6 encodes MANVNLSFLFSILLLNFVAIVFGADKFSRSDFPADFVFGSGTSAYQYEGAAFEDGRTPSIWDTSAHAGNMGGATGDVTCDGYHKYKEDVKLMVEIGLEAYRFSISWTRLIPSGRGPVNPKGLEYYNNLINELVKNGIQPHATLTHSDIPQSLEDEYEGWVSRKIVRDFTAYANVCFREFGDRVLHWTTVNEPNVFAMGGYDDGWTPPQRCSPPFGMTNCSRGDSSTEPYVAAHNILLAHASAARLYRKKYQGKILFLIQERQHGYIGINIYSSQLVPYTNATKDLIATERARSFLFGWIVEPLLFGDYPEIMKMIAGTRIPAFTKSESKQVKGSIDFLGLNHYFTLYVKDRSSSLEKNNRDYYADMAAQTIYVQGDTPSGEYPITPSGLAGTLEYYKQFYGNLPIYIHENGQKTQRNSTLNDTARVEYLHVFIGTVLDALRNGSNVRGYFQWSFMDLYELLDGYKSSFGLYYVDLDDKDLKRHPKLSSHWYSNFLKGKISSLDAIVEVKKNISSLSQPHLISDA; translated from the exons ATGGCGAACGTGAACCTCTCGTTTCTGTTCTCTATTCTTCTCTTGAACTTTGTGGCGATTGTCTTTGGCGCCGATAAATTTAGCAGAAGCGATTTCCCTGCTGATTTCGTCTTCGGCTCAGGAACCTCTGCTTATCAG TATGAGGGGGCGGCTTTTGAAGATGGAAGGACTCCAAGCATTTGGGACACTTCTGCTCATGCTG GGAATATGGGTGGAGCCACTGGAGACGTAACATGTGATGGGTACCACAAATATAAG GAAGATGTCAAACTCATGGTGGAAATAGGGTTAGAGGCATATAGGTTCTCCATCTCATGGACAAGACTTATTCCTA GTGGCAGAGGACCTGTCAACCCAAAGGGTTTAGAATATTATAACAATCTCATCAATGAACTTGTTAAAAATG GAATCCAACCGCATGCTACATTAACACATAGTGATATACCTCAGTCTCTTGAAGATGAATATGAAGGATGGGTTAGTCGAAAAATTGT GAGAGACTTCACAGCATATGCCAATGTGTGCTTTAGAGAATTTGGGGACAGGGTTTTGCATTGGACCACCGTGAATGAGCCTAATGTATTTGCTATGGGTGGTTACGACGATGGCTGGACACCCCCTCAACGATGCTCTCCCCCATTTGGAATGACAAATTGTTCTAGGGGTGACTCCTCAACAGAGCCATATGTTGCTGCTCATAATATCTTACTTGCACATGCATCAGCAGCAAGATTGTACAGGAAAAAGTACCAG GGAAAAATACTTTTCCTGATACAGGAGAGGCAACATGGATACATAGGAATTAACATCTATAGTAGTCAACTTGTGCCATATACTAATGCAACTAAAGATTTGATTGCAACTGAAAGAGCCAGAAGCTTTTTGTTTGGTTG GATTGTTGAGCCCCTGTTATTTGGAGATTATCCAGAGATTATGAAGATGATTGCAGGTACAAGAATTCCAGCCTTTACCAAATCTGAAAGCAAACAAGTCAAGGGCTCAATTGATTTCCTAGGATTGAACCATTACTTCACATTGTACGTAAAGGACAGATCGAGCAGCCTAGAAAAGAACAACAGGGACTACTATGCAGATATGGCTGCACAGACAATAT ATGTGCAAGGTGACACACCATCAGGTGAG TACCCGATTACACCCTCAGGTCTGGCAGGAACTTTGGAGTATTATAAGCAATTTTATGGCAACCTACCAATTTACATCCATGAAAATG GTCAAAAGACACAACGAAATTCAACACTGAATGACACAGCAAGGGTGGAATATTTACATGTTTTTATTGGGACTGTTCTTGATGCTTTGAG GAATGGATCAAATGTTAGAGGGTATTTCCAGTGGTCCTTCATGGATTTATACGAGTTACTGGACGGCTACAAATCATCATTTGGCCTGTACTATGTAGATCTGGATGACAAGGATTTGAAAAGACATCCTAAACTGTCTTCACATTGGTATTCCAATTTTTTGAAGGGAAAAATTTCCAGTCTGGATGCTATTGTTGAGGTTAAGAAGAATATTTCGTCTCTTTCACAGCCTCACTTAATCAGTGATGCTTAG
- the LOC127801105 gene encoding beta-glucosidase 11-like isoform X1, translating into MANVNLSFLFSILLLNFVAIVFGADKFSRSDFPADFVFGSGTSAYQYEGAAFEDGRTPSIWDTSAHAGNMGGATGDVTCDGYHKYKEDVKLMVEIGLEAYRFSISWTRLIPSGRGPVNPKGLEYYNNLINELVKNGIQPHATLTHSDIPQSLEDEYEGWVSRKIVRDFTAYANVCFREFGDRVLHWTTVNEPNVFAMGGYDDGWTPPQRCSPPFGMTNCSRGDSSTEPYVAAHNILLAHASAARLYRKKYQERQHGYIGINIYSSQLVPYTNATKDLIATERARSFLFGWIVEPLLFGDYPEIMKMIAGTRIPAFTKSESKQVKGSIDFLGLNHYFTLYVKDRSSSLEKNNRDYYADMAAQTIYVQGDTPSGEYPITPSGLAGTLEYYKQFYGNLPIYIHENGQKTQRNSTLNDTARVEYLHVFIGSVLDALRNGSNVRGYFQWSFMDLYELLDGYKSSFGLYYVDLDDKDLKRHPKLSSHWYSNFLKGKISSLDAIVEVKKNISSLSQPQLISDA; encoded by the exons ATGGCGAACGTGAACCTCTCGTTTCTGTTCTCTATTCTTCTCTTGAACTTTGTGGCGATTGTCTTTGGCGCCGATAAATTTAGCAGAAGCGATTTCCCTGCTGATTTCGTCTTCGGCTCAGGAACCTCTGCTTATCAG TATGAGGGGGCGGCTTTTGAAGATGGAAGGACTCCAAGCATTTGGGACACTTCTGCTCATGCTG GGAATATGGGTGGAGCCACTGGAGACGTAACATGTGATGGGTACCACAAATATAAG GAAGATGTCAAACTCATGGTGGAAATAGGGTTAGAGGCATATAGGTTCTCCATCTCATGGACAAGACTTATTCCTA GTGGCAGAGGACCTGTCAACCCAAAGGGTTTAGAATATTATAACAATCTCATCAATGAACTTGTTAAAAATG GAATCCAACCGCATGCTACATTAACACATAGTGATATACCTCAGTCTCTTGAAGATGAATATGAAGGATGGGTTAGTCGAAAAATTGT GAGAGACTTCACAGCATATGCCAATGTGTGCTTTAGAGAATTTGGGGACAGGGTTTTGCATTGGACCACCGTGAATGAGCCTAATGTATTTGCTATGGGTGGTTACGACGATGGCTGGACACCCCCTCAACGATGCTCTCCCCCATTTGGAATGACAAATTGTTCTAGGGGTGACTCCTCAACAGAGCCATATGTTGCTGCTCATAATATCTTACTTGCACATGCATCAGCAGCAAGATTGTACAGGAAAAAGTACCAG GAGAGGCAACATGGATACATAGGAATTAACATCTATAGTAGTCAACTTGTGCCATATACTAATGCAACTAAAGATTTGATTGCAACTGAAAGAGCCAGAAGCTTTTTGTTTGGTTG GATTGTTGAGCCCCTGTTATTTGGAGATTATCCAGAGATTATGAAGATGATTGCAGGTACAAGAATTCCAGCCTTTACCAAATCTGAAAGCAAACAAGTCAAGGGCTCAATTGATTTCCTAGGATTGAACCATTACTTCACATTGTACGTAAAGGACAGATCGAGCAGCCTAGAAAAGAACAACAGGGACTACTATGCAGATATGGCTGCACAGACAATAT ATGTGCAAGGTGACACACCATCAGGTGAG TACCCGATTACACCCTCAGGTCTGGCAGGAACTTTGGAGTATTATAAGCAATTTTATGGCAACCTACCAATTTACATCCATGAAAATG GTCAAAAGACACAACGAAATTCAACACTGAATGACACAGCAAGGGTGGAATATTTACATGTTTTTATTGGGAGTGTTCTTGATGCTTTGAG GAATGGATCAAATGTTAGAGGGTATTTCCAGTGGTCCTTCATGGATTTATACGAGTTACTGGACGGCTACAAATCATCATTTGGCCTGTACTATGTAGATCTGGATGACAAGGATTTGAAAAGACATCCTAAACTGTCTTCACATTGGTATTCCAATTTTTTGAAGGGAAAAATTTCCAGTCTGGATGCTATTGTTGAGGTTAAGAAGAATATTTCGTCTCTTTCACAACCTCAATTAATCAGTGATGCTTAG
- the LOC127801105 gene encoding beta-glucosidase 11-like isoform X3, with the protein MANVNLSFLFSILLLNFVAIVFGADKFSRSDFPADFVFGSGTSAYQYEGAAFEDGRTPSIWDTFAHAGNMGGATGDVTCDGYHKYKEDVKLMVEIGLEAYRFSISWTRLIPSGKGPVNPKGLEYYNNLINELVKNGIQPHATLTHSDIPQSLEDEYEGWVSRKIVRDFTAYANVCFREFGDRVLHWTTVNEPNVFALGGYDNGWTPPQRCSPPFGMTNCSRGDSSTEPYVAAHNILLAHASAARLYRKKYQERQHGYIGINIYSSQLVPYTNATKDLIATERARSFLFGWIVEPLLFGDYPEIMKKIAGTRIPAFTKSESKQVKGSIDFLGLNHYFTFYIKDRSSSLEKTNRDYNADMAAQTIYVQGDTPSDEYPITPSGLAGTLEYYKQFYGNLPIYIHENGQKTQRNSTLNDTARVEYLHVFIGSVLDALRNGSNVRGYFQWSFMDLYELLDGYKSSFGLYYVDLDDKDLKRHPKLSSHWYSNFLKGKISSLDAIVEVKKNISSLSQPQLISDA; encoded by the exons ATGGCGAACGTGAACCTCTCGTTTCTGTTCTCTATTCTTCTCTTGAACTTTGTGGCGATTGTCTTTGGCGCCGATAAATTTAGCAGAAGCGATTTCCCTGCTGATTTCGTCTTCGGCTCAGGAACCTCTGCTTATCAG TACGAGGGAGCGGCTTTTGAAGATGGAAGGACTCCAAGCATTTGGGAcacttttgctcatgctg GGAATATGGGTGGAGCCACTGGAGACGTAACATGTGATGGGTACCACAAATATAAG GAAGATGTCAAACTCATGGTGGAAATAGGGTTAGAGGCATATAGGTTCTCCATCTCATGGACAAGACTTATTCCTA GTGGCAAAGGACCTGTCAACCCAAAGGGTTTAGAATATTATAACAATCTCATCAATGAACTTGTTAAAAATG GAATCCAACCGCATGCTACATTAACACATAGTGATATACCTCAGTCTCTTGAAGATGAATATGAAGGATGGGTTAGTCGAAAAATTGT GAGAGACTTCACAGCATATGCCAATGTGTGCTTCAGAGAATTTGGGGACAGGGTTTTGCATTGGACCACCGTGAATGAGCCTAATGTATTTGCTTTGGGTGGTTATGACAATGGCTGGACACCCCCTCAACGATGCTCTCCCCCATTTGGAATGACAAATTGTTCTAGGGGTGACTCCTCAACAGAGCCATATGTTGCTGCTCATAATATCTTACTTGCACACGCATCAGCAGCAAGATTGTACAGGAAAAAGTACCAG GAGAGGCAACATGGATACATAGGAATTAACATCTATAGTAGTCAACTTGTGCCATATACTAATGCAACTAAAGATTTGATTGCAACTGAAAGAGCCAGAAGCTTTTTGTTTGGTTG GATTGTTGAGCCCCTGTTATTTGGAGATTATCCAGAGATTATGAAGAAGATTGCAGGTACAAGAATTCCAGCCTTTACCAAATCTGAAAGCAAACAAGTCAAGGGCTCAATTGACTTCCTAGGATTGAACCATTACTTCACATTTTACATAAAGGACAGGTCGAGCAGCCTAGAAAAGACCAACAGGGACTACAATGCAGATATGGCTGCACAGACAATAT ATGTGCAAGGTGACACACCATCAGATGAG TACCCAATTACACCCTCAGGTCTGGCAGGAACTTTGGAGTATTATAAGCAATTTTATGGCAACCTACCAATTTACATCCATGAAAATG GTCAAAAGACACAACGAAATTCAACACTGAATGACACAGCAAGGGTGGAATATTTACATGTTTTTATTGGGAGTGTTCTTGATGCTTTGAG GAATGGATCAAATGTTAGAGGGTATTTCCAGTGGTCCTTCATGGATTTATACGAGTTACTGGACGGCTACAAATCATCATTTGGCCTGTACTATGTAGATCTGGATGACAAGGATTTGAAAAGACATCCTAAACTGTCTTCACATTGGTATTCCAATTTTTTGAAGGGAAAAATTTCCAGTCTGGATGCTATTGTTGAGGTTAAGAAGAATATTTCGTCTCTTTCACAACCTCAATTAATCAGTGATGCTTAG
- the LOC127801105 gene encoding beta-glucosidase 11-like isoform X2 — translation MANVNVSFLFSILLLNFVAIVFGTDKFSRSDFPADFVFGSGTSAYQYEGAAFEDGRTPSIWDTFAHAGNMGGATGDVTCDGYHKYKEDVKLMVEIGLEAYRFSISWTRLIPSGKGPVNPKGLEYYNNLINELVKNGIQPHATLTHSDIPQSLEDEYEGWVSRKIVRDFTAYANVCFREFGDRVLHWTTVNEPNVFALGGYDNGWTPPQRCSPPFGMTNCSRGDSSTEPYVAAHNILLAHASAARLYRKKYQERQHGYIGINIYSSQLVPYTNATKDLIATERARSFLFGWIVEPLLFGDYPEIMKKIAGTRIPAFTKSESKQVKGSIDFLGLNHYFTFYIKDRSSSLEKTNRDYNADMAAQTIYVQGDTPSDEYPITPSGLAGTLEYYKQFYGNLPIYIHENGQKTQRNSTLNDTARVEYLHVFIGSVLDALRNGSNVRGYFQWSFMDLYELLDGYKSSFGLYYVDLDDKDLKRHPKLSSHWYSNFLKGKISSLDAIVEVKKNISSLSQPQLISDA, via the exons ATGGCGAACGTGAACGTCTCGTTTCTGTTCTCTATTCTTCTCCTGAACTTTGTGGCGATTGTCTTTGGCACCGATAAATTTAGCAGAAGCGATTTCCCTGCTGATTTCGTCTTCGGCTCAGGAACCTCTGCTTATCAG TACGAGGGAGCGGCTTTTGAAGATGGAAGGACTCCAAGCATTTGGGAcacttttgctcatgctg GGAATATGGGTGGAGCCACTGGAGACGTAACATGTGATGGGTACCACAAATATAAG GAAGATGTCAAACTCATGGTGGAAATAGGGTTAGAGGCATATAGGTTCTCCATCTCATGGACAAGACTTATTCCTA GTGGCAAAGGACCTGTCAACCCAAAGGGTTTAGAATATTATAACAATCTCATCAATGAACTTGTTAAAAATG GAATCCAACCGCATGCTACATTAACACATAGTGATATACCTCAGTCTCTTGAAGATGAATATGAAGGATGGGTTAGTCGAAAAATTGT GAGAGACTTCACAGCATATGCCAATGTGTGCTTCAGAGAATTTGGGGACAGGGTTTTGCATTGGACCACCGTGAATGAGCCTAATGTATTTGCTTTGGGTGGTTATGACAATGGCTGGACACCCCCTCAACGATGCTCTCCCCCATTTGGAATGACAAATTGTTCTAGGGGTGACTCCTCAACAGAGCCATATGTTGCTGCTCATAATATCTTACTTGCACACGCATCAGCAGCAAGATTGTACAGGAAAAAGTACCAG GAGAGGCAACATGGATACATAGGAATTAACATCTATAGTAGTCAACTTGTGCCATATACTAATGCAACTAAAGATTTGATTGCAACTGAAAGAGCCAGAAGCTTTTTGTTTGGTTG GATTGTTGAGCCCCTGTTATTTGGAGATTATCCAGAGATTATGAAGAAGATTGCAGGTACAAGAATTCCAGCCTTTACCAAATCTGAAAGCAAACAAGTCAAGGGCTCAATTGACTTCCTAGGATTGAACCATTACTTCACATTTTACATAAAGGACAGGTCGAGCAGCCTAGAAAAGACCAACAGGGACTACAATGCAGATATGGCTGCACAGACAATAT ATGTGCAAGGTGACACACCATCAGATGAG TACCCAATTACACCCTCAGGTCTGGCAGGAACTTTGGAGTATTATAAGCAATTTTATGGCAACCTACCAATTTACATCCATGAAAATG GTCAAAAGACACAACGAAATTCAACACTGAATGACACAGCAAGGGTGGAATATTTACATGTTTTTATTGGGAGTGTTCTTGATGCTTTGAG GAATGGATCAAATGTTAGAGGGTATTTCCAGTGGTCCTTCATGGATTTATACGAGTTACTGGACGGCTACAAATCATCATTTGGCCTGTACTATGTAGATCTGGATGACAAGGATTTGAAAAGACATCCTAAACTGTCTTCACATTGGTATTCCAATTTTTTGAAGGGAAAAATTTCCAGTCTGGATGCTATTGTTGAGGTTAAGAAGAATATTTCGTCTCTTTCACAACCTCAATTAATCAGTGATGCTTAG